The Prevotella sp. E2-28 genome includes the window AGTGCTCACTATCTACAGGCAGGATAGAACAATGGTTCTCTATGGCCAGTTGGCAAATCAGTTCACCGGCAACAACCAGTGTCTCTTTATTTGCCAGACAGATGGTTTTCTTTGCCTTGATAGCGTGGATAGTGGGCGAGAGACCAGCGAAGCCCACCATGGCGGTGAGCACCATATCTATAGGTCCAGCCTCTACAATCTCGTCGAGTGCGCGAGCACCAGCATAAACCTTTACGTCGGGCATATCGCTCATCAGTGCCTTCAGCTCATCGTAGCGAGCCTCATTGGCAATAACGATGGCGGCAGGCTTGAATTTGTGGGCTTGTTCTGCCAGCAGTTCCACTTTATTATTGGCTGTTAGGCAGTACACCTCATAGAGGTCGCTGTGTTCCTCAATCACTTCGAGGGCCTGTGTGCCAATGCTTCCCGTAGAGCCGAGAATAGCTATTTGTTTTTTCATAAATCTAAGATGCCCTCAGGTAGGGCTATGGTAATTGTTTTGTTGTCTTTATCAATATCTGTAATCAGTTCCTCACTGGCAGGAATCAGTCTGCCGTCTTCTAGTTCGAAGAGGATATTCATCGTGTTATCATCGATATTGGCGATGGTTCCTATGTTCTTGCCGCTTTGATCATCAATGATGTCAAAGCCTACAAGGAAGGTGTAAGTGAGTTCCTCATCATTATCGTCGGTCAGATTGCGTGGGAAATAAACATCGCAATTGGTCAGTTCGCGAGCTCTGTCTTGCGTATCAATATCCTCAAACTTTACCAGTGCCGTGTTATCAGAACGGAAGCGGTATTCCTCCATAAAGAACGGTACTAGGATTCCATCAACCTCCAGTATGAGGTATTCGGCATCCACACGGTCAAAGATATCATCATTGAAGTTGAAGGATACTTCACCCTTCACGCCGTGCGCTTTTCCGATGCGACCTATCTTATAGACATCTTCTTTTTTTATCATGGGGTTGATGGGGAAAATTGGGTTAATGGGCCTTAGGGGAGACGGGTAATCTTTGCACCAAGAGCATTCAGACGACCTTCGATATTTTCATAGCCGCGATCTATCTGCTCGATGTTGTCAATACGACTGGTACCTTTTGCACTCATAGCAGCAATCAGCAAGGCGATTCCTGCACGGATATCTGGGCTCGACATGCGTCCACCACGCAGTTGCAGTTTGCGGTCATGGCCTACTACTACGGCACGATGTGGGTCGCAAAGGATAATCTGTGCACCCATGTCGATGAGCTTGTCAACGAAGAACAGGCGGCTCTCGAACATCTTCTGATGTACCAATACTGATCCGCGAGCTTGTGTAGCTACGGTAATCAGTACAGACAGAAGGTCTGGCGTCAGTCCAGGCCAAGGCGCATCAGCCAATGTCATGATGGTGCCATCGATAAACGATTGTATCTCATAGTGGCGCATACGGGGGATGAAGAGGTCGTCGCCTTCTTCCTTGATTTTGATACCCATGCGTCGGAAAGTGTTGGGGATTATGCCCAAGTCTTTGATTGCACAATTCTTGATGCGGATGCCGTCGCCTACCATTGCAGCCATACCGATAAACGAGCCCACCTCAATCATATCGGGCAGGATAGTATGCTCTGTACCATTTAGGTGATCCACACCTTCGATGGTCAGCAGGTTTGAGGCGATACCGCTGATGCGTGCGCCCATTTTGTTCAGCATCTTGCAGAGCTGTTGCAGATAGGGCTCGCAGGCTGCATTATAAATCGTTGTTGTTCCCTTCGCCATCACTGCAGCCATCACAATATTGGCAGTACCTGTAACAGAAGCCTCGTCGAGCAGCATGTAGCAGCCCTTGAGTTGCTGAGCATAGATTTCATAGACATCACGCTCAGCCACATGATGGAACTGTGCGCCCAGTCGTTCGAAACCGAGGAAGTGAGTGTCCAGACGGCGACGACCAATCTTGTCGCCACCAGGTTTGGCAATCGTAGCCTTACCCATGCGAGCAAGCAGCGGACCAATCATCATGACCGATCCACGCAGTTGTGCACATTTCTGTACGAACTCATTACTTTGTAGGTAGTCCAAATTTAAGTTGTCAGACTGGAATGTATAGGTGTTTCCTTCAGAAGTGACCTTTACACCAACGTCCTTCAACAATTGGATGAGGTTCATAACATCCCTAATCTTGGGAATGTTATGGATGGTTACCTTCTCGCTAGTCAGCAAGGTGGCACAGATAACCTCCAGGGCCTCGTTTTTGGCACCCTGTGGCTGGATGTCTCCACTTAGAGTATGTCCTCCTTCTATTATGAATGCTGCCATTTACTACTTCTTTTTCTTTCCAGATGAACGTTTCTGTTGAGGCTCGCTAAGATTAACACGTTCGAAAACGAAACTGTTAAGATCTAACTGTATTGCGCCATTTGTCATGCGAGTCATATCATCGGCCACTTTCTCATCGTCAATAGAACCGTGTCCCCACTGCACCAAATCGCGCTTCATCTGATTGGCTGTCAGGCGAATCAGTTCATCGCGCTCGTCGCCATCAGGCATCGTCTTAAGTTCCTCAAGCAGTTCGCTCACCAGTTTTCCGTAATGGCGCAGGCGAACATTGCTCTGAGGCAACTTCATAGGCTGGGGCTTATCGTGGAATTTCTCTGCTCCACTGATATCATAAGGCCAGTCAATGTCCAGTTGCTTGTGGCTCATTAGGTAAAGATGATCCCATAGCGTCTGCTCGTAACCGCTGTTCTCACGAATCTGGGGTACCTTTGTCTCCATCAGTTTTACGATGGTCTTAGCGCACAGCAATCGCTCTTCCTTTGTGGGCAGTGTAACGGCATAATCTACCATCCGCTGTATCTCGCGTCCGTATTCTGGCATCTGCAGCAGTTCGCGCTGCGTGTTGTAGTCTAAACCTCTTATTTCCATAGTGTTAAATTAGTTTCTTAGGCATCTTTGCCACGTAATCCTTCAGGTAGAAGGGCTCAAAGTAAGCCACATCTTCCGTCTGCTCGTTCAGCAAACGGCGTTCTGCCAGTGGCTGCATCCATTTTGCCAGTGGCTCAATGCCCTCTATCAGGTGGGCATTAGGATGGTTGATAGTCTCCATACATTTAGCTGCACCGTTGCCAAAGAAATACACAGGGCGCTCGTCGAGCCATTGCTTGTAGGTTTCTTCGCTTACCACGTCAGCGCTTACGGGGCGCACTTCATGAAGGGCACGGTCATAAATACCTGCATAGACCTCCATACGGCGAGCGTCAATCATGGGGCAGAGTAGGGCGTTATCTTCCACCATCTCGCGCAGCAATACGGGCACACACATCAGTTCCAATGTAGGCACGGCAATCAACTTCAGGTTTCTGCCATAGCAGATGCCTTTGGCCATTGACACACCGATACGTAATCCTGTGTATGAACCTGGGCCGCAACTCACGGCTACGGCATCAAACGGAATAGCATGATTATCAGTAAACGAGAGGGCTTCATCAACCATCGATCCAAGTCGTTCAGCATGATTCGGTCCACTGTGGTCTTCCTGCTGGAAAATCACATGTGAATCCTCTGAAACGGCCACCGAGCACACAGAGGTGCTAGTCTCTATATGTAGTATACACGACATTTTTCTTATACCTTAATTATATATGAATGTGCAAAGGTACGCATTTTTTCCTAAACCGCCACTGATTTTAGAAAAATTATGTTTTATGTGGTATCAGCGAACAGCCCACACAAAGTAGCGTGTAGATGCAGCACGCAATGATTAATTTCTTGTTCATGATATTATTGTCTGATTATTCTTTGATGAGTTTCTCGAAATACGAAAACATCCATTCTGAGATATTGTCTGGACGCATGCCTGTTTCAATAACGGCTGGGTGATGATGACGCAGCAATTCTGCGTTATCTTCTA containing:
- the rimM gene encoding ribosome maturation factor RimM (Essential for efficient processing of 16S rRNA), with the translated sequence MIKKEDVYKIGRIGKAHGVKGEVSFNFNDDIFDRVDAEYLILEVDGILVPFFMEEYRFRSDNTALVKFEDIDTQDRARELTNCDVYFPRNLTDDNDEELTYTFLVGFDIIDDQSGKNIGTIANIDDNTMNILFELEDGRLIPASEELITDIDKDNKTITIALPEGILDL
- a CDS encoding DUF4290 domain-containing protein, with translation MEIRGLDYNTQRELLQMPEYGREIQRMVDYAVTLPTKEERLLCAKTIVKLMETKVPQIRENSGYEQTLWDHLYLMSHKQLDIDWPYDISGAEKFHDKPQPMKLPQSNVRLRHYGKLVSELLEELKTMPDGDERDELIRLTANQMKRDLVQWGHGSIDDEKVADDMTRMTNGAIQLDLNSFVFERVNLSEPQQKRSSGKKKK
- the murA gene encoding UDP-N-acetylglucosamine 1-carboxyvinyltransferase, yielding MAAFIIEGGHTLSGDIQPQGAKNEALEVICATLLTSEKVTIHNIPKIRDVMNLIQLLKDVGVKVTSEGNTYTFQSDNLNLDYLQSNEFVQKCAQLRGSVMMIGPLLARMGKATIAKPGGDKIGRRRLDTHFLGFERLGAQFHHVAERDVYEIYAQQLKGCYMLLDEASVTGTANIVMAAVMAKGTTTIYNAACEPYLQQLCKMLNKMGARISGIASNLLTIEGVDHLNGTEHTILPDMIEVGSFIGMAAMVGDGIRIKNCAIKDLGIIPNTFRRMGIKIKEEGDDLFIPRMRHYEIQSFIDGTIMTLADAPWPGLTPDLLSVLITVATQARGSVLVHQKMFESRLFFVDKLIDMGAQIILCDPHRAVVVGHDRKLQLRGGRMSSPDIRAGIALLIAAMSAKGTSRIDNIEQIDRGYENIEGRLNALGAKITRLP
- the tsaB gene encoding tRNA (adenosine(37)-N6)-threonylcarbamoyltransferase complex dimerization subunit type 1 TsaB; this translates as MSCILHIETSTSVCSVAVSEDSHVIFQQEDHSGPNHAERLGSMVDEALSFTDNHAIPFDAVAVSCGPGSYTGLRIGVSMAKGICYGRNLKLIAVPTLELMCVPVLLREMVEDNALLCPMIDARRMEVYAGIYDRALHEVRPVSADVVSEETYKQWLDERPVYFFGNGAAKCMETINHPNAHLIEGIEPLAKWMQPLAERRLLNEQTEDVAYFEPFYLKDYVAKMPKKLI